From the Martelella mediterranea DSM 17316 genome, one window contains:
- a CDS encoding acyl-CoA dehydrogenase family protein gives MYFEPNEDMTALLSGLEQIALGEGTEWEPSGDWSRQVWSHTLDRTLDENGYYDAGAEESLGAIAAAAMIWRLSRLSVNIEAAASAMLRPALGEDLPRPIAVMTDRRGGAVRFLPMAKAVLRIDDDGVHAALLSDGDVRELPTINAYPMGEIVNDALEWRRLDADAGRIRDLWRIAVAAELAGAMRGGLDAVIAHVKDREQFGRPLGAFQGVQHRLAMASARLEPTYWLTLKAAQELDSADAAIALGYTASISTQIVYDLHQFMGAMGLTLEHPLHRWTYRLRHLRSELGGASTNLQLAADRLWRNA, from the coding sequence ATGTATTTCGAACCGAACGAGGACATGACCGCGCTCCTGTCCGGCCTTGAACAGATCGCCCTTGGCGAGGGCACCGAATGGGAGCCCTCGGGCGACTGGAGCCGGCAGGTCTGGTCGCACACGCTGGACCGGACGCTGGATGAGAACGGCTATTATGACGCCGGCGCGGAGGAAAGCCTTGGCGCCATCGCCGCCGCCGCGATGATATGGCGGCTGTCGCGGCTGTCGGTGAATATCGAGGCCGCCGCCTCGGCCATGCTGCGGCCGGCGCTTGGCGAGGACCTGCCGCGCCCGATCGCGGTGATGACCGACCGACGCGGCGGGGCCGTGCGCTTCCTGCCGATGGCGAAGGCTGTGCTGCGCATCGATGACGATGGCGTCCATGCCGCCCTGCTATCCGATGGCGATGTGCGCGAGCTGCCGACCATCAACGCCTATCCCATGGGCGAGATCGTCAACGATGCGCTGGAATGGCGCCGCCTCGACGCCGATGCCGGGCGGATCCGCGACCTGTGGCGGATTGCCGTTGCCGCCGAACTGGCGGGCGCGATGCGGGGCGGGCTCGATGCCGTCATCGCTCACGTCAAGGACCGCGAACAGTTCGGCCGGCCGCTCGGAGCCTTCCAGGGCGTTCAGCACCGCCTCGCCATGGCCTCGGCGCGGCTCGAACCCACCTACTGGCTGACCCTCAAGGCCGCGCAGGAGCTCGACAGTGCCGACGCCGCGATCGCGCTCGGCTATACCGCGTCAATTTCCACGCAGATCGTCTATGATCTCCACCAGTTCATGGGCGCGATGGGTCTGACGCTGGAACATCCGCTCCACCGCTGGACCTACCGGCTCCGCCACCTGCGCTCCGAACTGGGCGGCGCATCGACGAATTTGCAACTGGCCGCCGATCGGCTCTGGAGGAATGCATGA
- a CDS encoding enoyl-CoA hydratase/isomerase family protein encodes MTKLPEFEALLLERKGRRLTISFNRPDVLNAFGQVMHQEFVEALQFAGRDPGSDVIVLTGAGRAFSAGGDLNRMEELIADPSEFDREAADAKRIVFSLLDIEKPVIARVNGAAVGLGATIALFCDLIFIDEKAKIGDPHVKVGLVAGDGGAIIWPQLLGFPRAKEFLMTGRLLTGAEAANLGLVNYALPAEELDARVDELCEELLSGNTEAIRWTKVTVNLELKRIAHALMDPGIAYESVSVRTEAHRRAVHDMKARIAAKAKE; translated from the coding sequence ATGACGAAACTGCCCGAATTCGAGGCCCTGCTGCTGGAGCGCAAGGGCCGCCGGCTGACGATTAGCTTCAACCGTCCCGATGTGCTCAACGCCTTCGGCCAGGTCATGCATCAGGAATTCGTCGAAGCCCTGCAATTCGCCGGGCGCGATCCGGGTTCCGACGTCATCGTGCTCACCGGCGCCGGACGGGCGTTTTCCGCCGGCGGCGACCTCAACCGGATGGAAGAGTTGATCGCCGACCCCAGCGAATTCGACCGTGAGGCCGCCGATGCCAAGCGGATCGTGTTTTCACTCCTCGACATCGAAAAGCCGGTAATCGCGCGCGTCAATGGCGCAGCCGTCGGGCTGGGCGCGACCATCGCGCTGTTCTGCGACCTGATCTTCATCGACGAGAAGGCCAAGATCGGTGACCCCCATGTCAAGGTTGGCCTTGTGGCCGGCGATGGCGGCGCGATCATCTGGCCGCAACTCTTGGGCTTTCCGCGGGCCAAGGAATTCCTGATGACCGGGCGTCTCCTGACCGGGGCCGAGGCCGCAAACCTCGGGCTGGTGAACTACGCCCTGCCCGCCGAGGAGCTCGACGCGCGCGTCGATGAACTGTGCGAGGAGCTCCTTTCGGGCAATACCGAGGCAATCCGCTGGACCAAGGTGACGGTGAACCTCGAACTAAAGCGCATCGCCCATGCGCTGATGGACCCCGGCATCGCCTACGAATCCGTTTCCGTGCGCACCGAGGCGCATCGCCGCGCCGTTCACGACATGAAGGCCCGGATAGCCGCCAAGGCCAAGGAATAG
- a CDS encoding AMP-binding protein, producing the protein MNVLDKRLAELKAAGRILPADGESLGAIALAKAEADPERIVVIDSERTLSRGEIVDLALRLGGGLLARGLRPGDAIGFQLPNWWEACVINMAAALFGFRIVPLMTIYRAAELRHMLPTCGIRAVFIPEMLGRTDFPALHAGLDGLDHMVLTVRAGEASPDSFEALIATPPAEPSLPDFNDIKTVFFTSGSTGMPKAVLHSHASMDSFVRSTSAFWGITGQDRFYIPSPIGHIGGSIYAFEFPWISDITAILTTRWDPDLAVAEIDAHRATFMAGATPFLVNLIAASERADTRLPSLRRFICGGASVPPQLIRRGLERFANAVVSRAYGSSEVPVACPGIRTRAEAEAFAETDGEIEAEMLILDPEGRVVADGEIGEIAARAPRMLIGYLDPAHEEGNFRPDGYFMMGDLGRRIEGRFLEITGRTKDIIIRKGENLSPLEIENALMQHPAVRQCAIVGIPDEERGEMVVAFVVPQAGYHFDFAIMDAHLTEFGLARQKFPERLHVVEELPTTAIGKVRKSDLREIAIGEADTVES; encoded by the coding sequence ATGAACGTTCTGGACAAAAGACTAGCCGAGCTGAAAGCGGCGGGACGGATCCTGCCGGCCGACGGCGAAAGCCTGGGGGCCATCGCGCTCGCCAAGGCCGAGGCCGATCCCGAACGGATCGTCGTGATCGACAGCGAACGCACGCTTTCTCGCGGCGAGATAGTGGATCTGGCGCTTCGGCTTGGCGGCGGATTGCTGGCGCGCGGCCTGCGGCCCGGCGACGCAATCGGCTTCCAGTTGCCCAATTGGTGGGAGGCCTGCGTCATCAACATGGCGGCGGCGCTGTTCGGTTTCCGGATCGTGCCGCTCATGACGATCTACCGCGCGGCAGAGCTGCGGCATATGCTGCCGACCTGCGGCATTCGCGCCGTGTTCATACCGGAAATGCTGGGCCGGACGGACTTTCCCGCGCTTCATGCCGGGCTGGACGGGCTCGATCACATGGTGCTCACGGTGCGCGCCGGCGAAGCATCGCCCGACAGTTTCGAGGCACTGATTGCGACGCCGCCCGCCGAGCCGAGCCTGCCCGATTTCAACGACATCAAGACCGTGTTCTTCACATCGGGCAGCACGGGCATGCCGAAAGCGGTGCTGCACAGCCATGCCTCGATGGACTCCTTCGTGCGCTCGACCAGCGCGTTCTGGGGCATCACCGGGCAGGACCGGTTCTACATCCCTTCGCCCATCGGACATATCGGCGGATCGATCTATGCCTTCGAGTTTCCGTGGATTTCGGATATCACCGCGATCCTGACGACGCGCTGGGACCCCGATCTTGCGGTCGCCGAGATCGACGCCCACCGCGCGACCTTCATGGCAGGAGCCACCCCCTTCCTCGTCAATCTCATCGCGGCTTCCGAGCGCGCCGATACCCGCCTGCCCAGCCTGCGCCGCTTCATCTGCGGCGGGGCGAGCGTACCGCCGCAACTGATCCGGCGCGGGCTCGAGCGGTTTGCCAACGCAGTGGTCTCGCGGGCTTACGGATCGAGCGAGGTTCCGGTTGCCTGTCCCGGCATCAGGACCCGCGCCGAGGCCGAGGCTTTCGCCGAGACCGATGGCGAGATCGAGGCCGAGATGCTGATCCTCGACCCCGAAGGCCGAGTCGTGGCCGACGGCGAGATCGGCGAGATCGCCGCCCGCGCGCCGCGCATGCTGATCGGCTATCTCGACCCTGCCCATGAGGAGGGCAATTTCCGACCGGACGGCTATTTCATGATGGGCGATCTGGGTCGCCGGATCGAAGGACGTTTTCTGGAAATCACCGGACGGACCAAGGACATCATCATCCGCAAGGGCGAGAACCTCAGCCCGCTCGAAATCGAGAATGCGCTGATGCAGCATCCCGCCGTCCGGCAATGCGCGATCGTCGGCATACCGGACGAGGAACGTGGGGAGATGGTCGTGGCCTTCGTGGTGCCGCAGGCTGGCTACCATTTCGACTTCGCTATCATGGATGCGCATCTGACGGAATTCGGCCTTGCCCGCCAGAAATTTCCCGAACGGCTCCATGTCGTGGAGGAGTTGCCGACCACCGCGATCGGCAAGGTCAGGAAATCCGACCTGCGCGAGATCGCGATCGGCGAGGCCGATACGGTCGAAAGCTGA
- a CDS encoding IclR family transcriptional regulator, which produces MSQEGTQAIRRAVAILTRIARATEDAPATLSAIATSFDLPKSTVHRILKSLTDTDLATYDPVTRRYGIGLLCYELGLAVTDRVVDIAGLRSLPERLARKTGITAYLMRRSGLEAVCLAKAEGTSVIRVMPVDVGQRRLLGAGAGATALLSELGDADVERVLAAIKPELGQYADLTVENIRQNVAKARAAGYAISDRQVYSSTFGLGMCIPASVGPPGFAVSLAAYGPDATPENVREWISVMSSEIARFRDERA; this is translated from the coding sequence TTGTCACAGGAGGGAACACAGGCGATCCGCCGCGCCGTCGCGATACTGACGCGCATCGCCCGCGCGACCGAGGACGCTCCCGCCACGCTGAGCGCGATCGCCACGAGTTTCGACCTGCCGAAATCGACGGTGCACCGGATCCTCAAATCGCTGACCGACACCGATCTCGCCACCTACGACCCGGTCACGCGGCGCTACGGGATCGGCCTTCTGTGCTACGAACTCGGGCTTGCGGTGACGGACCGTGTCGTCGATATCGCCGGACTGCGCTCGCTGCCCGAGCGGCTTGCCAGGAAGACCGGCATCACCGCCTATCTGATGCGCCGCTCCGGGCTCGAAGCGGTCTGTCTCGCCAAGGCGGAAGGCACGTCGGTGATCCGCGTCATGCCCGTGGATGTGGGGCAGCGACGGCTGCTGGGCGCGGGTGCGGGCGCGACCGCGCTGCTTTCGGAACTCGGCGATGCGGATGTCGAGCGGGTGCTGGCCGCCATCAAGCCGGAACTCGGCCAGTATGCCGACCTCACGGTCGAGAACATCCGGCAGAACGTTGCGAAGGCCCGGGCCGCCGGTTATGCGATCAGTGACCGTCAGGTCTATTCCTCGACCTTCGGCCTCGGCATGTGCATTCCCGCGAGCGTTGGGCCGCCGGGCTTTGCCGTATCGCTTGCGGCTTACGGGCCAGACGCGACCCCGGAGAATGTGCGCGAATGGATCTCGGTCATGTCAAGCGAGATCGCACGGTTTCGCGACGAGCGGGCCTGA